One stretch of Schizosaccharomyces pombe strain 972h- genome assembly, chromosome: III DNA includes these proteins:
- the qcr2 gene encoding ubiquinol-cytochrome-c reductase complex core protein Qcr2: protein MKSFTRNLRRFQTPRRNLHGISYTPKKVEGVSFAGRETPTATGSLSVVINAGSRYQPDAGVSHLLEKFAFKTTEERSALRITRESELLGGQLSTQITREHIILTARFLNEYLEYYARLLAEVVDATKFLPFQLTEEVLPTARIESELFREDILRVAMAKLHEKAFHRGIGNEVYLPASASPSISEIKDFASKAYVKSNFSVISSGPDVQKASDLCAKYFAVIPDGSPLKSAPTKISSGESRVYSKGTNYFCLGFPAPAASPELFVLSSILGGDAAVKWSHGNTLLAKAAGTASEYKATAVADLTPYSDASLLSVVISGSCPKAIKATASESFKALKSLSSNIPNDVVKSGIAMAKTKYLSAFEPVTLNAISASSLVSASKGSDAFISGFDKVTPASISKVVSSLLAKPASTVAVGNLDVLPYYDEL, encoded by the coding sequence ATGAAGTCGTTTACAAGAAATTTAAGAAGATTTCAGACCCCGAGACGAAATTTGCATGGAATCTCTTATACACCAAAAAAAGTGGAAGGAGTTTCGTTTGCCGGGCGCGAGACACCTACTGCGACAGGTTCTTTATCCGTTGTGATTAACGCCGGAAGCCGTTATCAACCAGATGCTGGTGTTTCGCACCTTTTGGAGAAGTTTGCATTTAAAACTACGGAAGAGCGTTCTGCTTTACGGATTACTCGAGAATCTGAACTTTTAGGAGGACAGTTATCAACTCAAATCACTCGTGAGCACATCATATTAACAGCTCgttttttgaatgaatatCTCGAATATTATGCCAGATTGTTGGCTGAAGTCGTTGATGCCACCAAATTCCTTCCTTTCCAGTTAACAGAAGAAGTTTTACCGACCGCTCGCATTGAGTCTGAACTGTTTAGGGAAGACATCCTTAGGGTCGCCATGGCCAAGCTTCACGAAAAGGCTTTCCACCGTGGCATTGGAAACGAAGTTTACCTTCCTGCTTCTGCCAGCCCTTCTATCTctgaaataaaagattttgCTTCAAAGGCTTATGTTAAGTCTAACTTTTCCGTTATTTCCTCTGGTCCCGACGTTCAGAAGGCTTCTGACCTGTGTGCTAAGTATTTTGCCGTAATTCCCGATGGCAGTCCTTTGAAGTCAGCACCCACAAAGATTTCTTCTGGGGAATCACGTGTTTATTCCAAAGGAACCAATTATTTCTGTTTAGGATTTCCAGCTCCCGCTGCTTCTCCTGAGCTTTTTGTGTTGTCTTCTATACTTGGAGGAGATGCTGCCGTGAAATGGTCTCATGGAAACACTCTCCTTGCTAAGGCTGCTGGAACTGCTTCTGAATACAAAGCCACAGCTGTTGCTGATCTCACTCCTTATTCGGATGCCAGTTTGCTATCGGTCGTTATTTCTGGCAGTTGTCCAAAAGCTATTAAAGCTACTGCCTCTGAATCTTTCAAGGCCCTTAAATCATTATCTTCTAATATCCCCAATGATGTTGTTAAAAGTGGCATTGCAATGGCTAAGACTAAGTACTTGTCTGCTTTTGAACCTGTTACTTTGAACGCCATATCTGCTTCATCTTTAGTTTCTGCTTCAAAAGGATCTGATGCCTTTATTAGTGGTTTCGACAAGGTTACCCCCGCATCCATCTCTAAGGTGGTTTCATCTTTATTAGCCAAACCTGCTAGTACAGTTGCTGTGGGTAACCTTGACGTGCTCCCTTACTACGATGAGCTTTAG